In Trifolium pratense cultivar HEN17-A07 linkage group LG7, ARS_RC_1.1, whole genome shotgun sequence, a genomic segment contains:
- the LOC123895135 gene encoding D-amino-acid transaminase, chloroplastic-like translates to MGNPTQTTVSSEIEVDGDFKVHVFSSSSELLEKLHQTWSSVEKQPYPAMYSSIYGGIILDPAMMVIPIDDHMVHRGHGVFDTAIIFEGHLYELDVHLDRFLRSASKAKISSPFPRSTLRSILIQLTAVSKLKKGTLRYWLSAGPGDFLLSSAGCPKPAFYAVVIDQDFSQCKEGVKVITSNVPMKAPLFATMKNVNYLPNVLSVLEAEEKGAFGSIWIDEVGYIAEGPNVNVAFITQEKELVMPFFDNILYGCTAKRLLELAPKLVDQGVLKSVTTKNLTVEEAKGAAEMMYVGSTLPVLPIIAWDDQPIGDGKVGELTMLLSNLLWDDMVAGPDTQRILVPYV, encoded by the exons ATGGGGAACCCCACTCAGACCACTGTATCCTCTG AAATTGAAGTTGATGGTGATTTTAAAGTTCATGTGTTCTCTTCATCATCTGAG TTACTAGAAAAGCTTCATCAAACATGGAGTTCAGTGGAGAAACAACCATATCCAGCTATGTATTCTAGTATATATGGAGGTATCATACTTGATCCAGCAATGATGGTAATCCCCATAGATGATCACATGGTACATAGAGGCCATGGGGTGTTTGATACTGCTATTATTTTTGAAGG ACACCTCTATGAGTTAGATGTTCACCTTGATCGTTTCTTGAGATCAGCTTCCAAAGCAAAGATATCCTCGCCCTTTCCGCGATCAACGCTTCGCAGCATTCTAATACAACTAACTGCAGtatcaaaattgaagaaagGAACTCTAAGATACTGGCTAAGTGCAGGTCCTGGTGATTTCTTGCTGTCATCAGCAGGATGTCCAAAACCTGCATTCTATGCAGTAGTCATTGATCAAGATTTCTCTCAGTGTAAAGAAGGTGTCAAAGTGATTACTTCCAATGTACCAATGAAGGCACCTCTATTTGCTACAATGAAAAATGTGAACTATCTTCCTAATGTACTTTCAGTGTTAGAAGCTGAAGAGAAAGGTGCATTTGGTTCTATATGGATTGATGAGGTTGGTTATATTGCTGAAGGACCAAATGTGAATGTTGCTTTCATAACTCAAGAAAAGGAACTTGTTATGCCATTTTTTGATAACATTTTATATGGTTGCACTGCTAAAAGGCTTCTTGAACTTGCACCAAAGTTGGTTGATCAAGGTGTTCTCAAAAGTGTAACAACTAAAAATCTGACTGTGGAGGAAGCTAAAGGTGCTGCTGAAATGATGTATGTGGGAAGCACACTTCCTGTCTTGCCTATCATCGCGTGGGATGATCAACCAATTGGTGATG GTAAGGTTGGAGAATTAACAATGTTACTTTCAAATTTGCTATGGGATGATATGGTAGCTGGCCCTGACACACAGAGAATACTTGTTCCTTATGTTTAG
- the LOC123895136 gene encoding serine/threonine-protein kinase 25 isoform X2, whose product MEDLAGLVEATGSRFTQLELIGQGSFGDVYKAFDKELNKEVAIKVIDLEESEDDIDDIQKEISVLSQCRCPYITEYYGSFLNQTKLWIIMEYMAGGSVADLLQSGPPLDEMSIAYILRDLLHAVDYLHSEGKIHRDIKAANILLSENGDVKVADFGVSAQLTRTISRRKTFVGTPFWMAPEVIQNSDGYNEKADIWSLGITAIEMAKGEPPLADLHPMRVLFIIPRENPPQLDEHFSRPMKEFVSSCLKKVPAERPSAKELLKDRFIRNARKSPKLLERLSRERPKYQVKEDLETARNGLRGVGEGSDTMKVARDSKVDEINRSSRQSKTSKSSEWDFSIGESEGTGTFRSVSRPPQARDKKTEGSYNQLTQRKAPDAGYQGGYANRSAPYHHEQLDNQLEDDELSGNGSGTVVIRSPKGISRTSAFREHISHSQDDLSENGSGTVVIRSPKGSKPSVFRESSQSSSSYASFEDTSTSGTVVLRSQQDDSDSPRTPRSRLGGLHDRNSNVSLEDSAANLAEAKAAIQGGQRKVNSRERHSRGKINSDNIQESKRDQMTSSTDSSRSYREYIDAQRGMARSNYASDDEESARIISSSAPLSVLLLPSLKEAIADDPEGQIVRAVINSLINMEGTKPRSSDVLVKKLLQRLASSKEDSLKDLQGLASQLFSKGKSTEEIQNAEADNRRKQHNKEPHPNSNLSPLARFLLSRWQGQTSRDLNQS is encoded by the exons ATGGAGGATCTAGCAGGTCTAGTCGAGGCAACAGGATCGAGATTTACTCAGTTGGAGCTTATTGGGCAGGGATCATTTGGCGACGTGTATAAAGC GTTTGACAAGGAGCTCAACAAAGAAGTGGCCATCAAAGTGATTGATTTGGAAGAATC AGAGGATGATATTGACGATATTCAGAAG gAAATTTCTGTTCTGTCACAATGTCGATGTCCATACATTACCGAGTATTATGGTTCTTTTCTCAATCAGACTAAACTATGGATAATAATGGAATATATGGCCGGCGGCTCTGTTGCTGATCTA CTCCAATCAGGTCCTCCCCTAGATGAAATGTCAATTGCTTATATTCTTCGTGACTTGTTGCATGCTGTCGATTACCTACACAGTGAAGGCAAAATCCATAGAGACATTAAAG CTGCAAACATTTTATTGTCCGAGAATGGTGATGTAAAG GTTGCAGATTTTGGTGTTTCTGCACAGTTGACAAGGACTATATCAAGGAGAAAG ACATTTGTAGGCACACCATTCTGGATGGCGCCGGAGGTTATTCAGAACTCAGATGGATATAATGAGAAG GCAGATATCTGGTCTCTGGGGATCACTGCAATTGAGATGGCAAAGGGGGAGCCTCCACTTGCTGATCTTCATCCCATGAGGGTGCTTTTTATCATACCCCGAGAAAATCCTCCACAG CTAGATGAGCATTTTTCTCGACCCATGAAAGAATTTGTTTCATCATGTTTGAAGAAGGTTCCAGCTGAG AGGCCAAGTGCTAAGGAACTTCTCAAAGATCGTTTTATTCGGAATGCTAGGAAGAGTCCAAAGCTTTTGGAAAGATTAAG TAGGGAGCGTCCAAAATATCAAGTTAAGGAAGACCTGGAGACAGCTAGAAATGGCCTAAGAGGGGTTGGTGAGGGATCGGATACTATGAAGGTGGCAAGAGATTCTAAAGTTGACGAAATCAATCGATCCAG TCGTCAGAGTAAGACCTCGAAAAGTTCTGAATGGGACTTTAGCATTGGTGAATCAGAGGGTACTGGAACCTTTCGAAGTGTTTCACGGCCACCTCAAGCTAGAGATAAGAAAACTGAAGGCTCATATAATCAGCTTACCCAAAGAAAAGCTCCAGACGCTGGCTATCAAGGGGGATATGCCAATAGAAGTGCACCTTACCATCACGAGCAGCTGGATAATCAGCTTGAAGAT GATGAGTTATCTGGGAATGGATCAGGAACCGTTGTTATACGCTCTCCCAAAGGAATATCAAGGACATCTGCGTTTCGTGAGCATATCTCGCATTCCCAG GATGATTTGTCTGAGAATGGGTCAGGAACTGTTGTTATTCGATCTCCGAAAGGATCAAAGCCATCTGTGTTTCGTGAGAGCTCCCAG TCCAGCAGCAGCTATGCTTCTTTTGAAGATACTTCCACGAGTGGAACCGTTGTTTTACGTAGTCAACAAGATGATTCTGATTCTCCACGAACTCCGAGGTCCCGATTAGGAGGACTTCATGACAGAAATTCAAATGTTTCACTTGAAGATAGTGCTGCAAACCTAGCTGAG GCAAAGGCTGCTATCCAAGGAGGACAAAGAAAAGTGAATTCTCGGGAAAGACATTCTCGGGGAAAAATCAATAGCGATAATATACAGGAAAGCAAAAGAGACCAAATGACTAGCAGCACTGATTCTTCCAG ATCATATCGTGAATACATTGATGCACAAAGGGGCATGGCACGATCAAATTATGccagtgatgatgaagaaagtgCTAGAATAATATCATCGTCGGCGCCATTATCAGTTTTGCTTCTTCCTTCATTAAAAGAG GCCATTGCTGATGATCCAGAAGGGCAAATTGTGCGGGCAGTCATCAATTCTTTAATAAACATGGAGGGCACAAAGCCTAGATCCTCCGATGTTCTTGTCAAAAAATTGCTTCAAAGATTAGCAAG TTCAAAGGAAGATTCATTGAAGGACCTGCAAGGATTGGCAAGCCAACTATTCAGCAAAGGCAAGTCAACCGAAGAAATTCAAAATGCGGAAGCTGATAACCGAAGGAAACAACATAACAAGGAACCTCATCCAAATAGCAACTTAAGCCCTCTTGCAAGATTTCTTCTATCAAG ATGGCAAGGCCAAACCTCACGGGATCTAAACCAATCTTGA
- the LOC123895136 gene encoding germinal center kinase 1 isoform X1, producing the protein MEDLAGLVEATGSRFTQLELIGQGSFGDVYKAFDKELNKEVAIKVIDLEESEDDIDDIQKEISVLSQCRCPYITEYYGSFLNQTKLWIIMEYMAGGSVADLLQSGPPLDEMSIAYILRDLLHAVDYLHSEGKIHRDIKAANILLSENGDVKVADFGVSAQLTRTISRRKTFVGTPFWMAPEVIQNSDGYNEKADIWSLGITAIEMAKGEPPLADLHPMRVLFIIPRENPPQLDEHFSRPMKEFVSSCLKKVPAERPSAKELLKDRFIRNARKSPKLLERLSRERPKYQVKEDLETARNGLRGVGEGSDTMKVARDSKVDEINRSSSRQSKTSKSSEWDFSIGESEGTGTFRSVSRPPQARDKKTEGSYNQLTQRKAPDAGYQGGYANRSAPYHHEQLDNQLEDDELSGNGSGTVVIRSPKGISRTSAFREHISHSQDDLSENGSGTVVIRSPKGSKPSVFRESSQSSSSYASFEDTSTSGTVVLRSQQDDSDSPRTPRSRLGGLHDRNSNVSLEDSAANLAEAKAAIQGGQRKVNSRERHSRGKINSDNIQESKRDQMTSSTDSSRSYREYIDAQRGMARSNYASDDEESARIISSSAPLSVLLLPSLKEAIADDPEGQIVRAVINSLINMEGTKPRSSDVLVKKLLQRLASSKEDSLKDLQGLASQLFSKGKSTEEIQNAEADNRRKQHNKEPHPNSNLSPLARFLLSRWQGQTSRDLNQS; encoded by the exons ATGGAGGATCTAGCAGGTCTAGTCGAGGCAACAGGATCGAGATTTACTCAGTTGGAGCTTATTGGGCAGGGATCATTTGGCGACGTGTATAAAGC GTTTGACAAGGAGCTCAACAAAGAAGTGGCCATCAAAGTGATTGATTTGGAAGAATC AGAGGATGATATTGACGATATTCAGAAG gAAATTTCTGTTCTGTCACAATGTCGATGTCCATACATTACCGAGTATTATGGTTCTTTTCTCAATCAGACTAAACTATGGATAATAATGGAATATATGGCCGGCGGCTCTGTTGCTGATCTA CTCCAATCAGGTCCTCCCCTAGATGAAATGTCAATTGCTTATATTCTTCGTGACTTGTTGCATGCTGTCGATTACCTACACAGTGAAGGCAAAATCCATAGAGACATTAAAG CTGCAAACATTTTATTGTCCGAGAATGGTGATGTAAAG GTTGCAGATTTTGGTGTTTCTGCACAGTTGACAAGGACTATATCAAGGAGAAAG ACATTTGTAGGCACACCATTCTGGATGGCGCCGGAGGTTATTCAGAACTCAGATGGATATAATGAGAAG GCAGATATCTGGTCTCTGGGGATCACTGCAATTGAGATGGCAAAGGGGGAGCCTCCACTTGCTGATCTTCATCCCATGAGGGTGCTTTTTATCATACCCCGAGAAAATCCTCCACAG CTAGATGAGCATTTTTCTCGACCCATGAAAGAATTTGTTTCATCATGTTTGAAGAAGGTTCCAGCTGAG AGGCCAAGTGCTAAGGAACTTCTCAAAGATCGTTTTATTCGGAATGCTAGGAAGAGTCCAAAGCTTTTGGAAAGATTAAG TAGGGAGCGTCCAAAATATCAAGTTAAGGAAGACCTGGAGACAGCTAGAAATGGCCTAAGAGGGGTTGGTGAGGGATCGGATACTATGAAGGTGGCAAGAGATTCTAAAGTTGACGAAATCAATCGATCCAG CAGTCGTCAGAGTAAGACCTCGAAAAGTTCTGAATGGGACTTTAGCATTGGTGAATCAGAGGGTACTGGAACCTTTCGAAGTGTTTCACGGCCACCTCAAGCTAGAGATAAGAAAACTGAAGGCTCATATAATCAGCTTACCCAAAGAAAAGCTCCAGACGCTGGCTATCAAGGGGGATATGCCAATAGAAGTGCACCTTACCATCACGAGCAGCTGGATAATCAGCTTGAAGAT GATGAGTTATCTGGGAATGGATCAGGAACCGTTGTTATACGCTCTCCCAAAGGAATATCAAGGACATCTGCGTTTCGTGAGCATATCTCGCATTCCCAG GATGATTTGTCTGAGAATGGGTCAGGAACTGTTGTTATTCGATCTCCGAAAGGATCAAAGCCATCTGTGTTTCGTGAGAGCTCCCAG TCCAGCAGCAGCTATGCTTCTTTTGAAGATACTTCCACGAGTGGAACCGTTGTTTTACGTAGTCAACAAGATGATTCTGATTCTCCACGAACTCCGAGGTCCCGATTAGGAGGACTTCATGACAGAAATTCAAATGTTTCACTTGAAGATAGTGCTGCAAACCTAGCTGAG GCAAAGGCTGCTATCCAAGGAGGACAAAGAAAAGTGAATTCTCGGGAAAGACATTCTCGGGGAAAAATCAATAGCGATAATATACAGGAAAGCAAAAGAGACCAAATGACTAGCAGCACTGATTCTTCCAG ATCATATCGTGAATACATTGATGCACAAAGGGGCATGGCACGATCAAATTATGccagtgatgatgaagaaagtgCTAGAATAATATCATCGTCGGCGCCATTATCAGTTTTGCTTCTTCCTTCATTAAAAGAG GCCATTGCTGATGATCCAGAAGGGCAAATTGTGCGGGCAGTCATCAATTCTTTAATAAACATGGAGGGCACAAAGCCTAGATCCTCCGATGTTCTTGTCAAAAAATTGCTTCAAAGATTAGCAAG TTCAAAGGAAGATTCATTGAAGGACCTGCAAGGATTGGCAAGCCAACTATTCAGCAAAGGCAAGTCAACCGAAGAAATTCAAAATGCGGAAGCTGATAACCGAAGGAAACAACATAACAAGGAACCTCATCCAAATAGCAACTTAAGCCCTCTTGCAAGATTTCTTCTATCAAG ATGGCAAGGCCAAACCTCACGGGATCTAAACCAATCTTGA
- the LOC123895134 gene encoding protein CUP-SHAPED COTYLEDON 2-like — protein MESFFHHHHHHHMNNSTTTTTTNNNNNDAHLPPGFRFHPTDEELITFYLLKKVLDNTFTARAIAEVDLNKCEPWELPEKAKMGEKEWYFFSLRDRKYPTGLRTNRATEAGYWKATGKDREIYSSKTYSLVGMKKTLVFYRGRAPKGEKSNWVMHEYRLEGKFAYHFLSRNSKDEWVISRVFQKSNTGNGGTTVSATTSGSKKTKIASTNSASNNSMSLCPEPSSPSSVYLPPLLDSSPYAAASTAAFNGGQMCNYNSSNNNTEQKEHVSCFSTTSTTSNVVSVQNNFNNNNGSFDLVSHMNANMDPFARFQRNVGVSAFPSLRSLQDNLQLPFFFSPAAAQPFHGGGGDFLGGWGMPPAEDQRVVVDGGGHTMGVLGSSELDCMWNY, from the exons atggAAAGTTtcttccaccaccaccaccaccaccacatgaacaactccaccaccaccaccaccaccaacaacaacaacaatgatgCACATTTACCACCTGGTTTTCGTTTCCACCCAACAGATGAAGAACTCATAACATTCTACCTTCTCAAAAAAGTACTTGACAACACTTTCACTGCAAGAGCCATAGCTGAAGTTGATCTCAACAAGTGTGAACCATGGGAACTACCAG AAAAAGCTAAGATGGGTGAGAAAGAATGGTACTTCTTCAGTTTACGTGACAGAAAATATCCAACTGGGTTGCGTACAAATAGAGCTACTGAAGCTGGTTACTGGAAAGCAACAGGAAAAGACAGAGAGATTTATAGCTCAAAAACTTACTCTCTTGTTGGTATGAAGAAAACCCTTGTTTTCTACAGAGGTAGAGCTCCTAAAGGTGAAAAAAGTAACTGGGTTATGCATGAATATCGCCTTGAAGGCAAATTTGCTTACCATTTTCTCTCAAGAAACTCCAAG GATGAATGGGTCATTTCACGTGTGTTTCAAAAGAGCAACACTGGAAACGGTGGCACAACCGTGTCGGCCACCACAAGTGGTTCAAAAAAGACCAAAATAGCCTCAACAAACTCTGCAAGCAACAATAGCATGAGTCTTTGTCCTGAACCAAGTTCACCTTCTTCGGTGTATCTTCCACCTCTTCTTGATTCATCTCCTTATGCCGCGGCTAGCACCGCCGCATTCAACGGTGGTCAAATGTGTAACTACAATAGCTCCAATAACAACACTGAACAAAAGGAGCACGTGTCCTGTTTCTCCACAACATCTACAACATCAAATGTTGTCTCTGTTCAAAAcaacttcaacaacaacaatggaAGTTTTGATCTTGTTTCTCATATGAATGCAAACATGGATCCTTTTGCAAGGTTCCAAAGGAATGTTGGTGTTTCTGCTTTTCCTAGCTTGAGATCATTACAAGATAATCTTCAACTTCCTTTCTTTTTCTCCCCGGCGGCGGCGCAGCCTTTTCATGGTGGTGGCGGTGATTTTCTTGGTGGTTGGGGAATGCCGCCGGCCGAGGATCAAAGGGTGGTGGTTGATGGTGGTGGTCACACAATGGGAGTATTGGGTTCATCTGAGCTTGATTGCATGTGGAATTACTAA